The Bacteroidota bacterium DNA window GCTGGACTGGGCCCCGCTCCGCGCGAAGATCGAGGCGCAGGGGATGCGGAACTCGAACGTCATCGCGATCGCCCCGACGGCAACGATCTCGAACATCACGGGCACCTCGCCCTGCATCGAGCCGCTCTACAAGAACCTCTACGTCAAGAGCAACCTCTCGGGCGACTTCGTGGTGCTCAACCCGTACCTCGTCCGCGACCTCAAGGCCGAGGGCCTCTGGGGCGCCGAGATGGCAGCGCAGCTCAAGTACTTCGACGGCGACCTCGGCCAGATCGAGGGCGTCCCCGAAATGCTCCGCGAGCGGTACCGGACGGCGTTCCAGATCGAGACGCGCGCGCTCGTCGACGCGGCGGCGCGGCGGCAGAAGTGGATCGATCAGGCGCAGTCGCTCAACCTGTTCCTCGCCGAGCCCAACATGAAGGCGCTCAGCCACACGTACCGCCATGCGTGGCGCGCCGGGCTCAAGACGACGTACTACCTCCGGACGCTCGGGGCCTCGCAGATCGAGAAGGCGACGGTCGCCATGCCCGCCTCCGCGGCCGAGCCCTCCCCGGAGGCGGTCGTGGCGCAAGCGTGCAGCATCGACGCCATGATTAACGGGGAGGAGTGCGAGGCCTGCCAATGAGCGACGCCCGTCCCGCCGACGTGACGCTGATGGTGTTCACGGTCTTTCCCGGCGACACCAACCACTACCACACGCTCTTCGGCGGGACGGCGATGGCCTGGATGGAC harbors:
- a CDS encoding ribonucleoside-diphosphate reductase subunit alpha, translated to DRGRRSDRDHVRVAHPLRLDLGSQRRPVELPAACDLDRLATLDLLEAERGEPVEVERGGKLDWAPLRAKIEAQGMRNSNVIAIAPTATISNITGTSPCIEPLYKNLYVKSNLSGDFVVLNPYLVRDLKAEGLWGAEMAAQLKYFDGDLGQIEGVPEMLRERYRTAFQIETRALVDAAARRQKWIDQAQSLNLFLAEPNMKALSHTYRHAWRAGLKTTYYLRTLGASQIEKATVAMPASAAEPSPEAVVAQACSIDAMINGEECEACQ